The following DNA comes from Sparus aurata chromosome 3, fSpaAur1.1, whole genome shotgun sequence.
acgatacgatacgatgtTACgttacaatacaatacaatacaatacagttACGATATGATACggtacgatacgatacaatatGATACGTTACGATATGTTACAAAATGATACAGTACACTAAGATACCATACCATACGATATGATACAATACAATGCAGTTCACTTCCATACCATACCATACCAAACCATACAGTACAATGATAGAATGGGATACTATACAATACCATTCAGCATGGTAAAATTCTATTTGATTTGAAAGGATAGGATACGATGCAAAATGGTACAATACCTATATTGCACCATACAATCCCCGTAGGAAAAGTTTGAACCAAATGCTATGCACATATAGCTGTAAGTAAAGCAGCAAgcccttacatttaagaagctgttTCGAGCACTGTTAgacactgctgaaaaaaaaaaagaatttcttTTGATACAGTGGTTGATGCAGCCCTATTGACAACCAAccaaaacagagacaaaacaacccAGCTGACCTGCAAAGTCCCTGGCCTCCTCCATGGGGACAGTCCTGAGGGTGTCCAGGTCTCTCTTGTTTCCCACCAGCATCACCACGATGTGGGGGTCTGCGTGGTCGTACAGCTCTTTCAACCACCGCTCTGCGCTCTCGTACGTTAGGTGCTTGCTGATGTCGTAGACCAGCAGCGCTCCAACTGCTCCTCGGTAATACCTGTAATCCGACCACATGAGAGATACAGCTGTCGAATGAATAGGTAAGACCTGAATGAATGAGCAGAGAAAATTACAAATGCAGATGCTGTCATACATGGGTGACTGAAGGGTTTGATGAgaatgaaaatgatgtgaatcATTTTATTACCTATAAATAAATGGAGAGGTCTCTGCAAACTAGGAGATTTGTGTTGGGTTTTTCtggaaaatgtcacttttttgcATACATGTTGCTGCTGTCATCATGGTGTCTGTGATGAAAGTTTGACTGTTCATCACATGCACTGAAGTCAGTCTTACTTAAACTGGCACACGTGTGAGCCAACACTGATGTGAGACTTGGCACCTTTTTAATTATGTGCCTATTACTCCTATAGCAactgtatgtatgcatgtgtgtaccCACGCTGAGGTGATAGCCCTGTAGCGCTCCAGCCCCGCCGTGTCCCAGATTTGGGCTTTGATGGTATAGTTGTCCAGCTGAACAGTCCTCGTGCTGAACTCGACGCCGATGGTGGTGCGACTGTCATGAGTGAACTCATTCTTGGTGAAGCGAGACAGGAGGTTGCTCTTCCCTACGCCCGACTCCCCTATCAAAACCACTGAACAGACAGACGAGAGAAGTCAGAACTCATACATAATAAATACTATTAGAGGTTTTTATGACACGTCAAGTCCAAAAATATAACAGTTAATTGGTCACAAACTTTATCTTCCTGTAACGAATCAGATTTACTCCGTCTGCTCTGACATGTGTAGACTTTCTGTCACCCTCAAATGACGCCAGACACTGACATCACGCAAACGTGGCAGGCCTACCCTGTGGCTGACTTCACTTTGGAATGAATGGAATGGAAAATCTTtggcattttatttgtttttaaattagacATACAAACCACATACCAGTCTCTTCAGTGAGGCAGGGTATGTAAGATAATGTGTTTATCTTTaacaggtcaaaggtcaagtgGTTTACAGGCAAATGAACAGAGAACTGTGACTTCCTACTTTACTTCCTTCTCCCACTTAATCTGGGATCGGAGCAGCTACAGCTCCGAGCTACAGCCAACAGCTTTAACGTCCCTGTAGGTGACACACGTTATCTCTTTTTACACAATCACAGCTGAAGTCAACTTTGGACTCACCTTTGAAGACAAAATTGTACGACTCGTCACCAGACATGCTGCGTTTGGTGGCGAAGGGTTCCTCCCGTTTTCACTTGATAAATATCCCGAAGCCACTTTCAATATTAGTGAAccaaacaggcagagagaaaaaaaaacaaacctcactcctcttcctctccctccagtgtgaagagggagagagtaaAGGTGAGaatagagaagaaaaacagaacaggTTGAGCAGCGCACACACCCGCCTACTTCTTCATCTGTGGATAGGGGGAACTCTTTATTGAGGACAGGCAGGCAGGGCAGGAGTCCCGTGGCCTGCCGATCCCTCATCAGCTGACACCCAAGGGCCGGCTGCGAGGGGGTTGGTGGAGAGCAGGTGGAACAGGTAGAACCACTCGCAGGGAGTCATCAGGAAGAGACTCCGCCCCCTTCCTCACTCTCCTTTTACTTAGGGACTTGCCTCATTTGTATGACAATAAACCTCACCTAACAGGTGCATCTGAGTACCAGACCACGAGGACACCATTTTGCTTCTTGCCTGACTCCTACAGGGATACGGGCAGAGACCCTGATTAGTCCTGGTGTACTAATATTAACGTTTGATTATACATGCGATCATTTTAATGCTTTGCCCACAGACATCTTTATGAATGCGATACCACAGCACCTTGCCAACTTCAGAGATTAAAGTtcacactgtgatgtcacaggtcataaattaaaattgggtcatgcattattttacaGGGCTGTTAATAATCacctaatgttttttttttttttactttcctggGCATAAATAAACAATTCGGTAACCTATTAACTACAGTGAAGGTTGACACGTTATCAATATTGAGTTGTTAAGAGTTTAATTGTTTGATTTCTATTGGAGTTCTCTTAAATATTTGTAAGATAGGAATGAGACATGACTATTCACTATTTGTCAAATACACTTTGGGTTGAGAGGTCCAGCCACCTAGAGTTAAGAATGGGACAACTATCTTACAAATTTGGACCTTAAACAAGTTCTATACATGAGATTGTGAAAATGAATACGGCAACAAACAACTATTTGCTCCATAGTGATATATTGGATTTATGGCACCCTGACCAGAGAATGAAGTCACACTTCCCAACACTGAATTCAGTAATACTCAACAGGGTAATAGTGGGGGTGAATTTGTTAGAAAGTGTTACCCATAATTATACCAAACTTACCATTCTATAACCACCTaccccccccaacaaaaaaacagacatccaATATGCTACATATATGCATTACCTGACATGAACTTCAAGGCTAGACATAATAAAGTGACAGCTACAGACATCTTGCACCGTTTAATCAACCGACACAGGGTATAGACTGTTTTTgaccatgttttattttttttagtacAGTACTGTTAAAAGTTAGTTTCAACATGTTCAATTGGGagatggatttttttcatttattttcagctgAGGTCAACAGACAAAGCAGCTATAGAAGCAGTTGCCAAAGTTACCACAACTACAATGCTGAGATTTTcgaaaggaaaagaaataatAAGAAGACAACCTAGAACTTGATTTTAGAAACATATGGTGCCACCATAATTGTTTGTAAAGCCtttccattatttatttattttactcacTTGATTTCCACGTTTATTTTAATGCGAGACAAATCAAAATCATCTCTAGGTACTAACTGCAcctcaaaaaaaggaaaaaatagaataaaaagaagaatcagattaaaatgaaaggaaagcttgtttgtttcattcatattcatttttAACAGCGTCCCGTGCTTCGGAGCTGCTACAATGTGATATTTGATTATGGTTACAGTTCTGGATGATGCTGTGTGGAATTTCCTAAGGGGGGAAGGGGGATTCTAATTAACCAAATGAATAGGGGGGGTTGTAATTTGCTGACAATATTCTCAGAGGGATAGGAAGGACAGAAGGCACAGCAGTGGTGCCTCAGAAGGAAAAGACACTGTGCACCAGTGAGTGGGCACTTTTATCTGGAATGACAAATTACAAGTTTAGGGAAGTGTGGAGGGCGTCATTATCTTAAGCGCTTGCAATAAATAGTGAAAGTTGTTGGGCATAACCAGCTACTTGTGTAGAATGTCgaaaacagaggaaagagggaggaatGAGGCTGAATGTCTGTATGGACAAGGTAACTTCCTGTTCGTGTTCAGGATAACTGttaaccagaaaaaaaaaaaaagaatatattgATTTGCTAGTTAAATGCTAACACACTGCCTCACACTGGCCATGTATGAAACAGAGCCAACAGCCAATGACATCACATGGGTTTAATCTGTATTATGTAAGTGTTTGTCTCCAGTTTTAtgtgaagaaagaaatgaatgaaGAAATGGTTGGGAATCCCTTTTCAGGAGAGTTTTTCGCTCCTTTTCTCTGCACCAGAACACCCCCTCAAGGCGAGTGTGGTTCAGTCCAGCTCTACAGCAGCACTCTGAGACAGAGATCTGGTTGGTTGACGCCAAAAAGAGAAAGTATGGGGACTAGGGAATGATCTGAGAGCAGATGTAGAACGAGGGTCTTACAGATCCTGCCCAAGTTTCTTCTGTAAAGTTTGGGACAATACACTTTTATTCTCTTGGTTCTCTGTAGATGCTGGGTGTGTTTATGATTCAGGTATGTGTGTATGcacgtgtctgtgtgtcagtatgtactgtatgtcttTACGAGGGCTGTGAGCCCAGCAGTCTCTCAATAGCCGCGTTGATGTCTCCTCCAGTAGCGATGAGGGCCTGCAGGTTGGCCTCGCGGTTGATGAAGCCCATGGCGCTCAGCTGGTCCAGCTGGGACTGGAACCGCACCTCTGGGGTCTGGGTCTACGCGGGGGGAAATAATCTGAATTTTAACAGAGATCACACGGGTGCGGAGGTAGTAATatcagtgcatgtgtgtatgtgtgtaccgTTGCAgttcctcctccgcctcctccagcAAACATCTGGAGCATCTGTTGCATCAGCTGCTGCTGGGCGGCGTTTGTTCCTGCACTGCTGGGCGAGGAGGCCGGGTTCTCTGTGGGCATGCCCCCTCCTGTGGGTATACCTGTGGGCATACCTGTGGGCATACCTGTGGGCAGACCTGTGGGCAGACCTGTGGGCAGACCTGTGGGTAAACCTGTGGGGAGACCTGTGGGGAGACCTGTGGGGAGACCGGGAACTCCACCTGTAGGCATGCCAGGTACTCCGCCTGTCATCAAACTAGGCCAAAAGAACAAATAGAAGAGTTGAGAAAAACAATAACTTCTACcaaaacaaaaggaatatgTGTACCTTCGTCTGTGAGACCGTACCTGGGCATGAGGCCTGGTGCTTCTGTCTGCAGTGTCTGTAGACCCTGCTGGATCTGCATTAGAGCTTGCATGGCACGGGGGTTGGTCATGACTGACAGAGCTTCTGGGTTCTGCATCTGAACCCAACCAAAGAGTGCAGAAATGAATTAAACAATTCATC
Coding sequences within:
- the LOC115579453 gene encoding ras-related protein Rab-25-like gives rise to the protein MSGDESYNFVFKVVLIGESGVGKSNLLSRFTKNEFTHDSRTTIGVEFSTRTVQLDNYTIKAQIWDTAGLERYRAITSAYYRGAVGALLVYDISKHLTYESAERWLKELYDHADPHIVVMLVGNKRDLDTLRTVPMEEARDFADKRGLMYMETSALDSTNVEAAFNEILTAIQRKVASREVTRGSISAVTLSDTIGPTSESQEKGRGCCKSS